The Lycium barbarum isolate Lr01 chromosome 12, ASM1917538v2, whole genome shotgun sequence genome includes a region encoding these proteins:
- the LOC132622595 gene encoding protein DMP6-like translates to MEIKVENETPVYLDEEKAPLLVKSEPPEVEKNLIQQAISQTFKSTAHLANLLPTGSVLAFQFLSPIFTNQGNCDVVGRSMTAALVALCGLSCFLLSFTDSFKDQKGNVCYGFATLRGLWIIDGSATLPSEIAAKYRLKFIDFMHAIMSILVFAAVALFDQNVVNCFYPTPSYETQELLTALPVGIGVICSMLFVVFPTQRHGIGFPLTAN, encoded by the coding sequence ATGGAGATTAAGGTGGAAAATGAGACACCCGTATATCTTGATGAAGAGAAAGCTCCCCTGCTTGTAAAATCAGAACCGCCTGAAGTGGAGAAAAACCTGATACAACAGGCAATAAGCCAGACATTTAAAAGCACCGCCCACCTCGCCAATCTTCTGCCTACTGGGTCGGTTCTTGCTTTTCAATTTTTATCCCCCATATTCACAAACCAAGGGAACTGTGATGTGGTTGGCCGATCCATGACTGCTGCTCTTGTAGCACTTTGTGGACTGTCATGTTTCCTGCTGAGCTTTACCGATAGTTTCAAGGATCAAAAAGGAAATGTTTGCTATGGGTTTGCCACGTTGCGGGGCTTGTGGATAATTGATGGATCAGCTACTCTTCCATCCGAAATCGCAGCAAAGTACAGGCTGAAATTTATAGATTTCATGCATGCCATCATGTCGATATTGGTTTTTGCAGCTGTTGCGTTGTTTGATCAGAATGTGGTGAATTGTTTCTACCCAACACCTTCATATGAAACTCAGGAACTGCTTACAGCTCTGCCAGTTGGTATTGGGGTCATCTGCAGTATGTTGTTTGTGGTGTTTCCTACGCAACGTCATGGCATTGGCTTCCCCCTCACTGCTAACTAA
- the LOC132622594 gene encoding pentatricopeptide repeat-containing protein At5g46100, translating into MGSKIKIKWPREVTAAFVEQLIRAEKDVQKAVLIFDAATAEYSNGFRHDRSTFGLIISRLLSANHFKLAEDMLVRMKDESCKITEDIFLSIYRAYGRVHKPLEVIRVFQTMKEYDCEPTQKSYITVFSVLVDENRLKTAFRFYRYMREAGITPCVASLNILIKALCKNSGTMDSAFRIFHEMPKRGFTPDSYTYGTLINGLCRLGKATEAKELLMEMEANGCSPTVVTYTCLIRGFCQSNNLDEAMRLLEDMRSKGIEPNVFTYSSLMDGLCKGGRSSEAMELLEIMIHERKVPNMITYSTLIHGLCGESKIGEALEVFDRMKLQGCKPDAGLYWKVINGFCENYKFQEAANYLDEMILSGISPNRLTWSLHVKIHNAVVRGLCAVSDPKRAFQLYLSMRTRAISVEPKSFETLVNHFCKKGDVHKVAHIVEEMLTDGCIPDEQTWAVVVGGFWDRRKVREAADSVQVDLMCKHMDSGT; encoded by the coding sequence ATGGGTAGCAAGATAAAAATCAAATGGCCAAGAGAAGTCACAGCGGCTTTTGTTGAACAGCTGATTCGAGCAGAAAAAGATGTGCAAAAAGCGGTTCTTATATTTGACGCAGCAACAGCAGAGTACTCTAATGGCTTCCGGCATGATCGTAGCACATTTGGTCTCATCATCTCGAGATTGCTTTCTGCAAATCATTTTAAATTAGCAGAAGATATGCTTGTAAGAATGAAGGATGAGAGCTGTAAGATTACTGAGGATATATTCCTCTCAATCTATAGAGCCTATGGGCGGGTTCACAAGCCACTTGAGGTGATCAGGGTTTTTCAAACGATGAAGGAGTATGACTGTGAGCCAACCCAGAAATCGTATATTACAGTGTTCTCTGTACTTGTTGATGAAAACCGGTTAAAAACTGCTTTTAGGTTTTATCGTTACATGAGGGAGGCGGGCATTACACCATGTGTTGCTTCGCTTAATATTTTGATTAAAGCTCTCTGCAAGAACAGTGGAACAATGGATTCTGCTTTTCGTATTTTTCATGAGATGCCTAAGCGCGGATTTACACCAGATTCCTATACGTATGGTACTCTCATTAATGGGCTTTGCAGATTGGGTAAGGCCACTGAAGCAAAAGAACTTCTGATGGAGATGGAAGCAAATGGTTGTTCGCCTACTGTAGTCACCTATACTTGTTTGATTCGTGGCTTTTGCCAGTCAAATAACTTGGATGAAGCCATGAGATTGCTTGAGGACATGAGGAGCAAAGGTATTGAGCCCAATGTGTTCACTTATAGTTCTTTAATGGACGGTCTTTGTAAGGGTGGACGTTCCTCTGAAGCAATGGAGCTATTGGAGATAATGATTCATGAACGGAAGGTTCCAAATATGATAACTTACAGTACCTTAATTCACGGACTTTGTGGAGAAAGTAAAATTGGAGAAGCCTTAGAGGTTTTCGACAGAATGAAACTTCAGGGCTGTAAGCCTGATGCAGGGTTATACTGGAAAGTCATCAATGGCTTTTGTGAGAATTACAAATTTCAAGAAGCAGCCAACTATCTTGACGAAATGATTCTTAGTGGAATATCTCCAAACCGATTAACTTGGAGCTTGCATGTGAAGATCCATAATGCAGTAGTCCGAGGCCTGTGTGCTGTGAGTGATCCAAAGCGAGCTTTTCAATTGTATCTAAGCATGCGCACCAGAGCCATCTCAGTTGAGCCCAAGTCTTTTGAGACTTTAGTAAACCATTTCTGCAAGAAAGGAGACGTGCACAAGGTTGCTCATATTGTCGAGGAAATGTTGACTGATGGATGCATTCCAGATGAACAAACATGGGCTGTTGTGGTAGGTGGATTTTGGGATAGAAGGAAGGTAAGGGAAGCAGCTGATTCGGTACAGGTTGACCTGATGTGTAAACATATGGATAGTGGAACTTGA
- the LOC132622321 gene encoding homeobox-DDT domain protein RLT1: MDGGSDGEGQKNVNQSSSEGPKKPKRQMKTPFQLETLERVYAMETYPSEATRAELSEKLGLTDRQLQMWFCHRRLKDKNTSGGTEKKPRASGTGGKRNLMESPGKDLMVAEAASDRGSGSASRSGSGSESSRFDNGDDMPTLPIRYYESPRRAMERRVIACIEAQLGEPLREDGPILGVEFDELPPGAFGTPIDTAERRDHYRHSYDSKLYGPYDAKVNVGSALSLSPVLTSGHREPAEPKIVSDKYGHIAAPHLYDSPVDGPSKNAPIMQGNGHFVREYGVEGQNISTMSQQSREGRFPSPLQDNDFVPSNEDILQLDRKRKIEEARGREVQANEKRIRKELEKQDLLRRKREEQMKKEMERQDRERRKEELRLMREQQRKEERFQREEKREMERRERFLQKELLRVERKKQKEELRKERDAAKQKAAMERAMARKITKESMELIEDERLELMELTASSKGLPSITSLNYDTLQNLESFRESLCEFPPKSVQLKKPFSIQPWIASDDNVGNLLMAWRFCLNFADILGLWPFTLDEFIQAFHDYDSRLLAEIHIALLKLVIKDIEDVARTPSGGPGTNQYNAVNPEGGHPQIVEGAYLWGFDIRNWQKHLNPLTWPEVLRQFALSAGFGPPLKKKRERACLNDSDETKDCEDIVSTLRSGSAAVNAVAIMQEKGFMSQRKSRHRLTPGTVKFAAYHVLALEGDKGLNVLDIAERIQKSGLRDLSTSKTPEASISVALSRDPILFERIAPSTYNVRLAFRKDPADADAIISAAKEKIQRYANGFLSGQNAEDEERDDDSEGEGDVAEGPEVDDLGTPYGVNKNREQCRVLDACLVNGKSKTSDEVAQQIGVDVVGIEGSNPSQECSEIDESKAGEPWVQGLTEGEYSDLCVEERLSALVALIGIANEGNSIRAILEDRLDAANALKKQMWAESQLDKRRLKEETINKFNDCSFNAVVEGSQSPLGFPNNKNQGTSATTLVKDEPAVIVDNLQNHFESIPAEKSSAAQETFVGQFAVPSGNTAERSRMQLKSFIGHKAEEMYVYRSLPLGQDRRRNRYWLFVASGSSQDPGSGRIFFESPQGCWRLIDTEEAFDCLLASLDTRGIRESHLHIMLQKIEGPFKERVRQTKCRRESSAASSSPASGATADSPSSTIYGMSSDSWETSSSFKIDLGRNDEEKKNAFKRYQGFQIWMWKECLSSSILCAMRYGKKRCLPLLGICGHYLDSYLSGEGVCPSCNKMSCKVEMNAKFAEQAMDSMDNLNIDYDNLVKVSNACPLRVRLMKAVLSFLEVYVPYEALQSSWTEDCRKTWGTKLQNSSSPEDLLQILTQLEGVIKRDYLSADYETAEELMGLCALSRKGACESTCPESVPQLPWIPQTTPAVALRLLELDASISYDPQQKTEVELKNKVDRLPKPSLGYASLKVLQKVEPTEMDHDGPLRGENWDYVSNLPSSSRSRQVVRGRGGGRPRGRLQKGTASKPPESGRAVVRPSETLTQVLIKQGEKHGQRHVRGRRTVRKRRIEKKVVEEIQPDYLGDRSSRLSLVVSPRKHEREEFGMNMEGIEATNDNSSNSMEVAESDDSAPENTYEFNRSDLMEMSDEDHVVSAGDGIEDDSDDDDEEPDNDNDDRYRSQGQNLDDRYRSQGQNLERYDNMDDGDSDRDGGVNEEQESDSSESEDYSD, translated from the exons ATGGATGGTGGGTCTGATGGAGAAGGCCAAAAGAATGTTAATCAGAGTTCATCTGAAGGACCCAAGAAGCCAAAAAGGCAGATGAAGACACCTTTTCAATTGGAAACCCTAGAAAGAGTTTATGCTA TGGAGACGTATCCATCTGAGGCCACTCGTGCTGAGCTATCAGAAAAATTAGGTCTAACGGACCGGCAATTACAGATGTGGTTTTGTCACAGGAGGTTAAAGGACAAAAACACATCAGGGGGGACAGAAAAGAAGCCACGCGCTAGTGGGACAGGCGGTAAGAGAAATTTGATGGAGTCACCTGGAAAGGATTTAATGGTTGCTGAGGCTGCTAGTGATCGTGGCTCAGGATCAGCTTCGAGGTCAGGATCAGGGTCAGAGTCAAGTCGGTTTGATAATGGGGATGATATGCCAACACTGcctataagatattatgaatcaCCTAGGAGGGCAATGGAGCGCAGAGTGATAGCTTGTATAGAGGCACAATTAGGAGAGCCTTTACGTGAGGATGGTCCCATTCTTGGGGTCGAGTTTGATGAGCTGCCACCTGGTGCATTTGGGACACCTATCG ATACGGCGGAACGTCGGGACCATTACAGGCACTCTTATGACAGCAAATTGTATGGACCATATGATGCTAAAGTTAATGTTGGTTCAGCTCTCTCTCTTTCTCCG GTTCTGACAAGTGGTCATCGTGAACCTGCTGAGCCCAAGATTGTATCTGATAAATATGGGCATATTGCAGCTCCTCACCTTTATGATTCGCCTGTTGATGGCCCTTCTAAAAACGCGCCAATTATGCAAGGGAATGGACATTTTGTTAGGGAATATGGCGTTGAAGGTCAAAACATCAGTACAATGTCTCAACAGAGCAGGGAGGGACGTTTTCCATCCCCTCTGCAGGATAATGACTTCGTCCCCAGTAATGAGGACATCTTGCAATTGGATCGGAAGCGCAAG ATTGAAGAAGCTAGAGGAAGGGAAGTTCAAGCCAATGAAAAACGGATCCGGAAAGAACTTGAGAAACAAGATCTTCTACGACGGAAA AGGGAAGAACAAATGAAAAAGGAAATGGAGAGGCAGGATCGtgaaagaagaaaggaagaacTAAGGCTGATGCGTGAACAGCAGAGGAAGGAGGAGCGATTTCAGCGAGAGGAAAAGCGTGAAATGGAGAGGAGGGAGAGGTTTTTGCAGAAGGAGCTCTTGAGG GTGGAGAGGAAGAAGCAAAAAGAAGAGCTACGGAAAGAGAGGGATGCTGCAAAACAGAAGGCTGCTATGGAGAGGGCAATGGCACGCAAAATTACTAAAGAATCAATGGAGCTGATTGAGGATGAGCGCTTGGAACTTATGGAGCTGACTGCTTCTAGCAAAGGGTTACCATCAATTACGTCTCTTAATTATGACACTTTGCAGAACCTTGAGTCATTTCGAG AATCTCTGTGTGAATTTCCTCCCAAGTCTGTCCAATTGAAAAAGCCATTTTCCATCCAACCCTGGATTGCTTCAGATGACAATGTTGGGAATCTTCTTATG GCTTGGAGATTCTGCTTAAATTTTGCGGATATTCTGGGGCTTTGGCCTTTCACTCTTGATGAATTTATTCAAGCTTTCCATGACTAT GATTCCAGATTGCTGGCTGAGATACATATTGCTCTTCTGAAACTGGTTATAAAAGATATTGAAGATGTTGCTCGAACTCCTTCTGGTGGGCCTGGGACAAATCAGTATAATGCTGTCAATCCTGAAGGTGGACATCCTCAAATAGTTGAAGGG GCATATCTTTGGGGTTTTGACATACGCAATTGGCAGAAGCACTTAAATCCTCTGACGTGGCCTGAAGTACTGCGTCAATTTGCGCTCTCTGCTGGATTTGGACCTCCATTGAAGAAAAAGAGAGAACGCGCTTGTTTGAATGATTCTGATGAG ACTAAAGATTGCGAAGACATTGTGTCCACTCTGCGAAGTGGTTCAGCAGCTGTAAATGCTGTTGCAATTATGCAAGAGAAAGGATTTATGTCGCAGCGCAAATCCAGGCATCGGTTGACACCAGGGACTGTGAAATTTGCTGCTTATCATGTTCTCGCTCTCGAGGGAGACAAGGGCTTGAATGTTCTAGATATTGCGGAAAGGATTCAA AAATCTGGGTTACGTGACCTTTCAACAAGCAAGACTCCAGAAGCCTCTATATCTGTTGCTTTGTCAAGGGATCCAATACTTTTTGAAAGAATTGCTCCTTCAACGTACAATGTTCGACTTGCTTTCAGGAAAGATCCTGCTGATGCGGATGCAATTATTTCAGCAGCCAAGGAGAAAATACAAAGATATGCTAATGGATTTCTCTCTGGACAAAATGCTGAAGATGAAGAAAGAGATGATGATTCTGAAGGTGAAGGTGATGTTGCTGAAGGTCCAGAGGTCGATGACTTGGGTACTCCGTATGGTGTAAACAAGAATAGAGAGCAATGCAGAGTACTTGATGCCTGCTTGGTGAATGGAAAAAGTAAGACCTCTGATGAGGTTGCACAACAAATTGGAGTTGATGTTGTTG GTATTGAGGGAAGTAACCCTAGCCAAGAATGTTCAGAAATTGACGAGAGCAAAGCAGGTGAGCCATGGGTTCAAGGACTCACAGAAGGTGAATACTCTGACCTATGTGTTGAGGAGCGTCTAAGTGCTCTTGTTGCCTTGATTGGCATAGCAAATGAAGGGAATTCTATCCGTGCAATTCTTGAG GATCGTCTGGATGCAGCAAATGCTTTGAAAAAACAGATGTGGGCTGAATCCCAGTTGGataaaagaagattgaaggaGGAGACGATCAATAAATTTAATGATTGTTCCTTCAATGCTGTGGTTGAGGGTAGCCAAAGCCCATTGGGATTTCCAAACAATAAAAATCAAGGAACATCAGCAACCACGCTGGTTAAGGATGAACCTGCTGTTATCGTAGACAATCTTCAGAACCACTTTGAAAGCATTCCTGCTGAAAAGAGTTCAGCTGCACAAGAAACCTTTGTGGGTCAATTCGCCGTACCAAGTGGGAATACGGCAGAAAGGTCACGCATGCAGTTAAAGTCTTTCATTGGCCACAAAGCAGAGGAGATGTATGTGTACAGGTCCTTGCCTTTAGGTCAAGACCGCAGACGTAATCGCTACTGGCTATTTGTTGCCTCTGGTTCTAGCCAAGATCCTGGTTCTGGCAGGATATTTTTTGAATCACCTCAAGGCTGCTGGAGACTTATCGACACTGAAGAG GCATTTGATTGTCTTTTGGCTTCTCTGGATACTCGAGGGATCAGGGAATCACATTTGCATATTATGTTGCAAAAGATTGAGGGTCCTTTCAAGGAACGTGTGCGGCAAACCAAATGTAGAAGAGAATCTTCTGCAGCTAGTTCAAGCCCAGCCTCTGGTGCAACTGCAGACAGTCCTAGCAGTACCATATATGGAATGAGTTCCGATAGCTGGGAAACATCTTCGTCTTTTAAAATTGACCTCGGGAGGAATGACGAAGAGAAAAAGAATGCCTTCAAGAGATACCAAGGTTTCCAGATCTGGATGTGGAAAGAATGTCTCAGCTCATCAATCTTATGTGCCATGCGGTATGGGAAGAAAAGGTGCTTGCCGCTTTTGGGAATTTGTGGCCACTACTTAGATTCTTATCTTTCAGGGGAGGGCGTTTGTCCTTCTTGTAACAAAATGAGTTGCAAAGTTGAAATGAACGCCAAGTTCGCTGAGCAGGCAATGGATTCTATGGACAATCTGAACATTGATTACGATAATTTGGTGAAGGTTTCAAATGCTTGTCCTCTAAGAGTCAGATTGATGAAGGCCGTATTAAGTTTCCTTGAG GTTTATGTGCCATACGAGGCACTTCAATCATCTTGGACAGAAGACTGTAGAAAGACGTGGGGCACGAAGCTGCAAAACTCGTCGTCTCCTGAGGATCTTCTTCAG ATTCTGACTCAGTTAGAGGGCGTCATCAAGCGTGATTACTTGTCTGCCGACTATGAGACTGCAGAAGAATTGATGGGTCTATGTGCTTTATCAAGAAAGGGTGCTTGTGAATCTACTTGCCCTGAATCTGTACCACAACTTCCGTGGATACCTCAGACCACCCCTGCAGTGGCTCTCAGACTTTTGGAGCTTGATGCCTCCATATCCTATGATCCTCAGCAGAAAACTGAGGTTGAGTTAAAAAATAAAGTAGACCGCCTTCCA AAGCCATCTTTGGGGTATGCTTCTTTGAAAGTTCTGCAAAAGGTAGAACCAACAGAAATGGATCATGATGGACCGTTGAGAGGAGAAAACTGGGATTATGTCAGCAATTTGCCTAGCAGCTCAAGAAGTAGGCAAGTTGTTCGTGGGCGAGGAGGCGGTCGTCCGCGTGGAAGGTTGCAGAAAGGAACTGCTAGCAAACCACCAGAATCTGGCAGGGCTGTTGTAAGACCTAGTGAGACGTTAACTCAAGTTCTTATTAAGCAGGGGGAAAAGCATGGTCAGAGACATGTACGAGGTCGCCGAACTGTCAGGAAGAGGAGAATAGAGAAGAAAGTTGTTGAAGAGATTCAACCAGATTATTTGGGTGACAGAAGCAGCCGACTAAGTCTTGTAGTATCACCTAGAAAGCATGAGAGGGAAGAGTTTGGCATGAATATGGAAGGGATAGAAGCCACAAATGATAATAGTAGTAATAGTATGGAAGTTGCTGAATCTGATGACAGTGCTCCCGAAAATACGTACGAGTTTAACAGGAGTGATTTAATGGAAATGTCAGATGAGGATCATGTTGTTTCTGCTGGTGATGGCATTGAAGATGACAGTGACGATGACGATGAGGAGcctgataatgataacgatgatagaTACAGAAGCCAGGGCCAAAATCTGGATGATAGATACAGAAGCCAAGGCCAAAATCTGGAAAGATACGATAACATGGACGATGGCGACTCAGATAGGGATGGGGGTGTCAATGAGGAGCAAGAATCGGACTCTTCAGAGTCTGAAGATTATAGTGATTGA
- the LOC132622078 gene encoding uncharacterized protein LOC132622078: MGVDYYKILQVDKNAKDDDLKKAYRKLAMKWHPDKNPNNKKEAEAKFKQISEAYEVLSDSQKRAIYDQYGEEGLKGQVPPPDATGGPGGATFFQTGEGPNVFRFNPRNADDIFAEFFGFSSPFGGGGMGGGGMGGGGSGMRGTRFSSSMFGDDIFSSFGEGRPMSRGPRKAPPIERTLPCSLEELYKGTTKKMKISREIADASGKTLPVEEILTIDIKPGWKKGTKITFPEKGNEEPNAVAADLVFIIDEKPHSVFTRDGNDLVINQRISLAEALTGYTVHLTTLDGRKLTIPIDNVIHPNYEEVVPREGMPIPKEPSRRGNLRIKFNIKFPTRLTAEQKTGIKKLLAS, encoded by the exons ATGGGTGTAGATTACTATAAGATATTGCAGGTTGATAAGAATGCTAAAGATGATGATTTGAAGAAAGCTTATAGGAAATTGGCTATGAAATGGCATCCTGATAAGAACCCCAATAACAAGAAAGAAGCTGAGGCTAAATTCAAACAGATTTCTGAAGCCTATGAG GTCTTGAGCGATTCACAGAAAAGGGCAATTTATGATCAGTATGGGGAAGAAGGCCTTAAAGGTCAAGTGCCACCACCAGATGCTACTGGTGGACCTGGTGGGGCTACATTTTTCCAGACAGGGGAAGGACCAAATGTATTTAGATTCAATCCAAGAAATGCCGATGATATCTTTGCAGAATTTTTCGGATTTTCGAGCCCATTTGGTGGTGGGGGAATGGGAGGTGGGGGTATGGGAGGTGGTGGTAGTGGGATGAGAGGTACGAGGTTTTCTAGTTCAATGTTTGGGGATGATATTTTTAGTTCATTTGGTGAAGGCAGACCAATGAGTAGAGGCCCACGGAAGGCGCCACCGATCGAACGAACATTGCCTTGTAGTCTAGAAGAACTTTATAAGGGGACAACCAAGAAGATGAAAATCTCTAGGGAGATAGCTGATGCGAGTGG GAAGACTTTACCAGTAGAAGAAATTTTGACCATTGACATCAAACCGGGCTGGAAAAAGGGAACAAAGATTACATTCCCAGAAAAAGGAAATGAAGAGCCAAACGCCGTCGCTGCAGATCTCGTGTTCATAATTGACGAGAAACCACACAGTGTGTTTACAAGGGATGGAAATGACCTTGTGATCAATCAGAGAATCTCACTTGCTGAAGCATTAACAGGCTACACAGTCCATCTAACGACGCTGGATGGAAGAAAACTGACTATTCCTATCGACAATGTAATTCATCCAAACTATGAAGAGGTTGTCCCAAGGGAAGGAATGCCAATACCCAAAGAGCCTTCAAGGAGAGGGAACCTGaggatcaagttcaatatcaagTTTCCTACAAGGTTAACAGCAGAACAGAAGACCGGAATTAAGAAATTACTTGCTTCCTAG